Proteins co-encoded in one Desulfitobacterium hafniense DCB-2 genomic window:
- a CDS encoding FAD-dependent oxidoreductase, translating into MSLSRRQFLKGVGAAGVVAAGAGLSGCSPAAPAGSGSGSGSPAEGAPGGAAGAAAAGELIAAAYLNPQDYDYRQNTTDFKTLFSPLQIGPLNLSHRMVKSAAGSATYLAGLTDELLQYYVQFAKGGVELIWVEMVAALEPPSDGSPASGAALEFGRKLVAECGKYGAKLGYQTYGFPLKPVNDMTKEDIAAFQARYVNTAQQIKQMGFAAFEINAAGFNLGEHFLSRFHNARTDEYGPGSLENRARFVTECIQKIKQACGSDFVVQVLIDCIEENDNLTNNATLATLDNAVTAPHNKVTTIEEGIGLARLIEAAGCDAMHLRLGPLDNHPCQFGSDLYFILNGIEGATGYGTQWDFSRHWQGQLIANHSGAGMLIDIVGRYKEALKIPCGTVTYMDPAHAPDYFEKALAEGKVDFYLMNRPLTVDTEYVNKLKEGRGDEIAPCTRCLHCHIGSNEMNREMGYCRVNALTQRVMTDKGPKTYELQPAAAAKKVMVIGGGPAGMEAARIAAARGHKVTLYEKTGALGGKLTFAGMVKGPHENLGDLKDYLARQLEVTGVTVVLSKEVDAALIAGEAPDAVILATGSLPGEVGVSGGNVPIIDYDRFMGNNTGENVVVFGSNAQAFDAALWLTVRKKKVTIVTPNPNEDLDKQQSHHAQRFMTTALYALGVKAYPGATIKEIGDGKITIASDYGVETVIPADSIINAADLLPNKSLLEGIGVKEKYAIGDCHEPYNIALAIRAGNDVGRAV; encoded by the coding sequence ATGAGTTTATCAAGACGTCAATTTCTCAAAGGTGTCGGAGCGGCCGGGGTGGTTGCCGCGGGAGCGGGACTTAGCGGGTGCTCGCCCGCCGCGCCGGCAGGCAGCGGTTCCGGCTCCGGCAGCCCCGCGGAAGGTGCCCCAGGAGGCGCGGCCGGAGCGGCAGCTGCAGGTGAACTGATCGCGGCGGCCTATCTTAATCCGCAGGATTACGACTACCGTCAAAACACTACCGACTTCAAGACCCTGTTTTCGCCTCTGCAGATCGGCCCCCTCAACCTCAGCCACCGCATGGTCAAGTCCGCCGCCGGATCGGCCACTTACCTCGCCGGGCTTACCGATGAGCTCCTCCAGTACTACGTACAGTTTGCCAAGGGCGGCGTTGAGCTGATCTGGGTGGAAATGGTCGCCGCGCTGGAGCCGCCTTCCGACGGCAGCCCGGCATCTGGGGCAGCGCTGGAATTCGGCAGGAAGCTCGTCGCCGAGTGCGGCAAATACGGCGCCAAGCTGGGTTATCAGACGTACGGGTTTCCGCTGAAGCCGGTTAACGACATGACGAAAGAAGACATTGCTGCGTTCCAGGCCCGCTATGTGAACACTGCTCAGCAGATCAAGCAAATGGGCTTTGCCGCGTTCGAGATCAACGCCGCCGGCTTTAACCTGGGCGAGCATTTCCTTTCCCGTTTCCACAACGCCCGCACGGATGAATACGGCCCAGGCAGTCTGGAAAACCGGGCGCGCTTCGTGACCGAATGCATCCAAAAAATCAAACAAGCCTGCGGCAGCGACTTTGTCGTTCAAGTCTTGATCGACTGCATTGAGGAAAACGACAACCTTACCAACAACGCCACCCTGGCGACGTTAGACAATGCGGTGACTGCGCCCCACAATAAAGTAACGACGATTGAAGAGGGCATCGGCCTGGCCAGGTTGATCGAGGCCGCCGGCTGCGATGCCATGCACCTGCGCTTAGGCCCCCTCGACAATCACCCTTGTCAATTCGGCAGCGACCTTTACTTTATCTTAAACGGGATTGAGGGCGCCACCGGATACGGCACCCAGTGGGATTTCTCCAGGCATTGGCAAGGCCAGCTGATCGCCAACCACAGCGGCGCCGGCATGCTGATCGATATTGTCGGGCGTTACAAAGAAGCGCTTAAGATCCCTTGCGGCACCGTCACCTACATGGATCCGGCCCATGCCCCGGATTACTTTGAGAAGGCACTGGCCGAGGGCAAAGTCGACTTCTATCTTATGAACCGCCCCCTTACCGTTGATACTGAATACGTCAACAAACTGAAGGAGGGACGCGGCGACGAAATCGCCCCCTGCACCCGCTGCCTCCACTGCCACATCGGCTCCAACGAGATGAACCGTGAGATGGGGTATTGCCGTGTTAACGCCCTGACGCAACGGGTAATGACCGACAAAGGTCCGAAGACTTATGAGCTTCAACCGGCTGCAGCGGCGAAGAAGGTTATGGTCATCGGCGGCGGTCCTGCCGGTATGGAAGCCGCCCGCATCGCCGCCGCCCGCGGCCACAAAGTCACCCTCTATGAAAAGACCGGTGCCCTCGGCGGCAAGCTCACTTTTGCCGGCATGGTCAAAGGACCTCACGAAAACCTCGGCGACCTTAAGGATTACCTGGCCAGGCAGTTGGAGGTTACCGGCGTGACCGTCGTTTTGAGCAAGGAAGTGGACGCCGCCCTGATCGCCGGCGAAGCCCCCGATGCCGTAATCCTTGCCACCGGCTCTTTGCCGGGGGAGGTGGGCGTAAGCGGCGGCAATGTACCGATTATCGACTATGACCGGTTCATGGGCAACAACACCGGCGAAAACGTGGTGGTATTCGGTTCCAATGCTCAGGCCTTCGATGCCGCTTTATGGCTGACGGTGCGCAAGAAGAAGGTCACTATTGTGACACCGAATCCCAACGAGGATCTGGATAAGCAACAGTCTCATCATGCCCAGCGTTTTATGACGACAGCCCTCTATGCTCTGGGTGTCAAAGCCTATCCGGGAGCCACGATCAAGGAAATCGGCGACGGCAAGATTACCATTGCCTCGGATTACGGAGTGGAAACCGTGATCCCCGCCGACTCGATCATCAATGCCGCCGACTTGCTGCCCAACAAGTCTTTGCTTGAGGGTATTGGGGTGAAGGAGAAATACGCCATTGGGGACTGCCATGAGCCTTATAATATCGCTTTGGCGATCCGGGCCGGAAACGATGTGGGCCGGGCTGTGTAG
- a CDS encoding MerR family transcriptional regulator — protein sequence MKYRIGEFSKLLGVTVDTLKHYESLQIIEPLKDEKNNYRYFDDYDARTIIKSRTLRSLNLPLDDVAKLMASDSTTDVVEIMEESKQALKEQIHKNTLLLNKMTEVQDEIIAINSSLHKFKIKSLPGLYRLQHTDKDHLLKNSSIENAVSSWMNALPYTFSCFRIKTEEFLSGLEIYDYDWGQAIWENELEYVDLKITEDIEYIPPQTYLSTVLSSTNREYFLSNSRALIMNQINEQPYAIMGDIVGKLIFTSIKNGRRISYIEIYIPVQGEL from the coding sequence ATGAAATATCGTATAGGCGAATTTTCTAAGCTGCTGGGGGTTACAGTGGATACGCTGAAACATTACGAATCATTGCAAATCATCGAACCGCTTAAGGATGAGAAAAACAATTATCGTTACTTTGACGACTATGATGCCAGAACCATTATTAAGAGCAGAACTCTGAGAAGCCTGAACTTGCCTTTAGACGATGTGGCAAAACTCATGGCAAGTGATTCGACAACAGATGTTGTTGAGATAATGGAAGAATCAAAACAGGCCTTAAAGGAGCAAATTCATAAAAACACCCTGCTTCTGAATAAAATGACAGAAGTTCAGGATGAAATAATCGCGATTAACTCATCGCTGCATAAATTTAAAATTAAATCCCTGCCTGGGCTGTATCGCCTGCAGCATACAGATAAAGATCATTTGTTAAAAAATAGTTCCATCGAAAATGCCGTCAGCAGCTGGATGAATGCTTTACCCTATACATTTTCTTGTTTCCGAATTAAGACGGAAGAATTTTTATCCGGACTGGAGATTTATGACTATGACTGGGGACAGGCTATTTGGGAAAATGAATTAGAATATGTTGATCTGAAAATTACTGAGGATATTGAATATATACCCCCACAGACTTACTTATCTACGGTATTATCCAGCACGAATCGTGAATATTTCCTAAGTAATTCAAGAGCCTTGATCATGAATCAGATCAATGAACAGCCCTATGCCATTATGGGAGACATTGTCGGCAAGTTGATCTTTACGTCGATAAAAAATGGGCGGCGCATCTCCTATATTGAAATATACATCCCTGTTCAGGGAGAACTTTAG
- a CDS encoding FAD-binding protein produces MKGMKKHCGTLLLCLLALSLVLTGCSGSGVKTGTKAGIYTPGTYTAQAAGFGGKVSVTMTFDANAITDVKIEGADETPAVGGKAIEGFPGMLMEAQSADIDGISGASYTSKAVLTAAANCVAQAKGEDTDQKTPVADGTYSGQAPGFSWTGMIKADVTFKDNTITDINIVEEQETYTGEIFYTVLDNYIPRILEAQSLAVDGISGATLSSNGVRGCVEQAIEAAGGRSSEWYGEVARSTKIVKKEGYDVIIVGMGGSGITSFLSAAQAGAKVFGIETTAKLGGQSATTSGPMAANSQVKMDEEFGGKEYIDADALYKAWKDYCGADAKPEMIRMAIDESGETLDWMIKDWGFQFSPMSSFILSPYPDWKIWCYYGGETKNRFGTNKTYMFENAVKKAQAQNPAAEYMLELTAQELLMDGDKVAGVKAVYHDGTIYEIYGKTVILATGGFIGNADMMKEYLDGPANTVAMTVDDGDGIKLGLSAGGALMNPDIPPMVHINQVANLIKNNDLDADGKQVLTSLAIATDALAVDGNGKLWNTREEICLAPQYRYYNIYTAAQIEAIKTKGLAKVNKSMFMDQGGTVEAGKPIANIDEILKVGAGYKNVLTAESAEDLAKAIGCDAATLKDSLNGAQGPYYAVICSGYAYATCGGLNVDDAMNVLRADGSPIGNLYAVGQDSMGVLFSSDVPYTPYGGQAQSWALTSGRLAGANAAKYAMGK; encoded by the coding sequence ATGAAAGGAATGAAAAAGCATTGCGGCACACTCTTGCTCTGCCTGCTGGCACTGAGTCTGGTACTGACCGGCTGCTCCGGCTCCGGAGTTAAAACAGGAACGAAAGCAGGAATTTATACCCCTGGCACCTATACTGCCCAGGCAGCGGGATTCGGTGGCAAGGTCTCCGTCACCATGACCTTTGATGCTAATGCCATCACCGACGTGAAGATTGAGGGAGCTGACGAGACTCCCGCCGTCGGCGGCAAAGCCATCGAAGGGTTTCCCGGAATGCTCATGGAGGCGCAGTCTGCCGACATCGACGGCATAAGCGGCGCCAGCTACACAAGCAAAGCGGTCCTGACCGCCGCCGCGAACTGCGTGGCCCAGGCCAAAGGGGAGGATACCGACCAGAAGACCCCTGTAGCCGACGGTACTTACAGCGGTCAGGCTCCCGGCTTCAGCTGGACCGGAATGATTAAGGCGGATGTGACGTTCAAGGATAATACCATCACGGACATCAACATCGTGGAGGAGCAAGAGACTTACACCGGCGAGATTTTCTATACCGTTCTTGACAATTATATTCCCCGGATCCTGGAGGCCCAATCTCTGGCGGTGGACGGCATCAGTGGAGCCACCCTCTCCTCCAATGGTGTGCGCGGCTGCGTGGAGCAGGCCATTGAGGCCGCCGGCGGTAGGAGCTCTGAGTGGTATGGCGAGGTAGCTAGGTCCACCAAGATTGTGAAAAAGGAGGGCTACGATGTCATTATCGTAGGCATGGGCGGCTCCGGCATCACCTCCTTCCTGTCCGCTGCCCAGGCGGGGGCCAAGGTTTTCGGCATTGAGACCACGGCTAAGCTGGGCGGACAGAGCGCCACCACCAGCGGTCCCATGGCCGCAAACTCCCAGGTTAAGATGGATGAGGAGTTCGGCGGCAAAGAGTACATCGACGCCGACGCCCTTTACAAGGCCTGGAAGGACTATTGCGGCGCCGACGCCAAGCCGGAGATGATCCGTATGGCCATCGACGAGTCTGGTGAGACCCTGGATTGGATGATCAAGGACTGGGGATTCCAGTTCTCCCCCATGAGCAGCTTTATCCTCAGCCCCTACCCTGACTGGAAGATTTGGTGCTACTATGGCGGTGAAACCAAGAACCGTTTCGGCACCAACAAGACCTATATGTTCGAAAACGCGGTCAAAAAGGCCCAGGCTCAGAACCCTGCCGCCGAATATATGCTGGAGCTCACTGCTCAGGAACTGCTGATGGACGGCGACAAGGTGGCCGGGGTGAAAGCCGTCTACCACGACGGCACCATTTATGAGATCTATGGCAAGACCGTCATTCTGGCCACCGGCGGCTTTATTGGCAATGCTGACATGATGAAGGAATACCTGGACGGCCCGGCCAACACTGTCGCCATGACGGTGGACGACGGCGACGGCATCAAGCTCGGCCTCTCTGCCGGCGGTGCGCTTATGAATCCCGATATTCCCCCTATGGTGCACATCAACCAGGTGGCCAATCTTATCAAGAACAACGATCTGGATGCCGACGGCAAGCAGGTCCTCACCTCTCTGGCTATCGCCACTGACGCTCTGGCTGTGGATGGGAACGGGAAGCTGTGGAACACGAGAGAGGAGATCTGCCTGGCCCCTCAATACCGGTACTATAATATCTACACTGCTGCTCAGATCGAGGCGATCAAGACCAAAGGCCTGGCCAAGGTCAATAAGTCCATGTTCATGGATCAGGGTGGAACCGTGGAGGCAGGCAAGCCCATCGCCAATATCGATGAAATCCTCAAGGTGGGAGCCGGCTATAAGAACGTCCTCACTGCTGAAAGCGCCGAGGATCTGGCCAAAGCCATCGGCTGCGACGCAGCGACTCTTAAGGATAGCCTGAACGGCGCTCAGGGACCCTACTACGCAGTGATCTGCTCAGGCTACGCCTATGCTACCTGCGGCGGCTTGAACGTGGACGACGCCATGAACGTGCTGCGGGCCGACGGTTCTCCCATCGGGAATCTCTACGCCGTGGGCCAGGACTCCATGGGTGTTCTGTTCTCCAGTGATGTTCCTTACACCCCATACGGCGGTCAGGCCCAAAGCTGGGCGTTAACCTCCGGCCGGCTGGCCGGTGCCAACGCGGCTAAGTACGCTATGGGCAAATAA